The following coding sequences are from one Novosphingobium sp. Gsoil 351 window:
- a CDS encoding acyl-CoA dehydrogenase family protein, translating into MSILLNDEQQAILTESARVLASRSDLPRLLDLVETTGEWDRGFWLTAVEQEWSAIGIPEAQGGVGLGLMELGLVAQTCGVDTAGAPFLTSCYAAAVALLGCDDDESKSIWLPRLADGSAIAAIAFAEGQQPLAIRPTTAVSAARVSGAKEGVPGGWPPTWCWSGPLPGMSRVLASSRG; encoded by the coding sequence GTGTCAATTTTGTTAAACGATGAGCAGCAAGCGATCTTGACCGAATCGGCCCGGGTCCTCGCGTCGCGGTCTGACCTTCCGCGCCTGCTCGATCTCGTCGAGACTACTGGGGAATGGGACAGGGGGTTCTGGCTCACTGCTGTCGAGCAGGAGTGGTCGGCAATCGGTATTCCCGAAGCCCAAGGTGGAGTAGGATTGGGGCTCATGGAGCTCGGACTCGTGGCTCAAACATGCGGCGTCGATACTGCCGGCGCCCCGTTTCTGACGTCCTGCTATGCAGCTGCAGTGGCGTTACTGGGTTGTGACGACGACGAGAGCAAATCCATCTGGTTGCCCCGGCTCGCCGATGGATCCGCGATCGCTGCAATTGCTTTCGCAGAGGGCCAGCAACCCCTCGCGATTCGACCGACGACAGCAGTCTCCGCAGCCAGGGTGAGCGGCGCAAAAGAGGGCGTCCCTGGGGGCTGGCCGCCGACTTGGTGCTGGTCTGGGCCGTTGCCGGGGATGAGCCGTGTCTTGGCCTCGTCGAGGGGGTGA